Below is a window of candidate division TA06 bacterium DNA.
ACCACCTGGCAGAGCTGACTGGCGGTCTCGATCACCTCGGTGCCCACATCCATCCGGTAATCGGCCGGGAATCCGAAGCGCCGGGCGATGTCCACGTATTTCTTCAGCGAATCCTCTACCGAGTTTTTCAGGGCGTCCACTTCCCGGGCCCCCTTGAAAGAGCCGGAGTCCACCACCGCCACCGAGATGAAGATGAAATTCTTGTAAAGTTTTGGAAAATTGCGGATCACCGAAAGCAGGGTGTGTACCCCGAACCCGTTGTACTCGTTTACCAGCACCACCGCCGTCATCTCCTTGGGGTTAAGCGGCTCGACGTTCTTGGATCCGGTGGTGGGAAGGTCCAGCAGCATCTCATCCAGCTCCCGGGATCCCTTTTTAACGGTCTCGTAATGGTTGCGGATCCGGTAGCAGAATACCACTAAAACAAAGGTGATCACCAGGGTCAGCCAGCCGCCGTGCAGAAATTTCTCGTAAACGGCGATACACAGGATCGTCAGGCACAGGATCAGGCCGGTGATATGCACCGGGATATGCTTCTTCCAGTCTTTTTCCAGTTTGCGGTGAGTGATGAAATACCTGATCATCCCTGTTTCCGAAAGGGAGAAGGTCAGAAAAACGTTGATGGAATACATGATCACCAGCATGGAGATCGAACCCTTAGCGTAAAACAGCAGGATCAGGGATGATATCCCCATCAAAAGCACGCCGTTGTTCATGGTCAGGCGTTCCGACAGCGAGGCGAAGCGGTGCGGGAGCCAGGAATCCACCGCCATGTTGGACATAACCCGCGGCCCGTCAATGAAGCCGGTCTGGGCGGCCACGAACAATAGGGCGCCTTCAGAGAGGATGGTGATCAGGGCCAGTAATTTTCCGAAAGACCATTGTCCGAATAAAGCGTCGGCCAAAACCGCGTTTAATGTCCTGCCATGCACCGGCTCAACCCGCAGCAGCAGATAACACAAAAACAACCCCCCGGCCGTTATGGCCAGCGATCCGGCCATCAGGGCCATGGTCCGTTTGCCGGTCTGCACCCGGGGTTCGCGCATCACCTGCAAGCCGTTGGAGACGGCTTCTATCCCGGTATAAGTGCCGGCACCCAGCGAGTAGGCCCGCACAAATATGGCCATGACGCCCAGCAAACCGATGGTCTGGAGGTCGGCCTTGAAAGAATTATGAACATCGCCGATGATCGGTGCAAAATCAAAAGTGTGCGAGAAGATACCGTAACCTATCATAAAGATATGGGTCAGAAAGAACACGACAAATATTGGGGCTAACGCTGTTACAGATTCTTTTACCCCCCGCAGGTTAAGGATTATCAGAACGACTATCAGAAAAGCACAGAAAGGAATTTTGTATATATGATACTGGATGGGTAAAAAGCTGAACAGAGCGGCCCCGCAGGCCGTTATGGAAACGGTAATGGTTAAAATGTAATCCACCAGTAAGGCCGCGCCGGAGACCACGCCGGCCTTCTCCCCCAGGGTATGGGTGGCTACAATGTATCCGCCGCCGCCGTGGGGAAAATGCTCGATGATCCGGGAATAGGCGTATGAGATGATGAACACGGTCAGGGCTGTGGCCAGCGCTAAAAAGACGGCCAGATAAGTATGCTGGCCCAGCGCTCTAAAGGCTTCTTCCGGACCGTAGGAGGATGACGAAAGCCCGTCGGCCCCCAGCCCGATCCAGGCCAGCAGGGCCACCAGCGAGATCTTGTGAAAGATCTTGGGATCGTCCACATCCTTAGGGCCGCCGATGACGGTGCGGCGGAACTTGTTCACTAATTTGGTGATGAATTCCGACTCGGAAAACGGCATATCATTCCTGTAAAAACATTGATATCGAAGTTAAACAGACCATTGTTTTAGAAAACGCCCGGGGGTAGACAAGATTTACATGATTTTTATATTCACCAAACATTGGCGCTCACGGATCAAATGCGCCAAACCGGGAGAGGCATCTGGCCTGATACCCCAATAATCTTATCTGGCTATCCAAACATTTCAGGAACAAAACATCAAATGGGGTTATGAATTAAATCGGATGGGGTTTCCTCAGCCCTTTGTGTCCCTTCGGCCCGGCTCACTCCTATGGCCTGCAGGCCGGAGACTGGGCGGTTGTTTCCCGGCAATCAATCGGCATCGTCTTTCCCTTTAATCCGCTAAAGCGCGGGCCATCATTCCCATGCTGTTGGCAGGTTTGTCTGAACTGCGGACGGACATTTCTACCCTCGGGGCCGGCATTCCTATTGTGCGGGCCGGTTATACTGCGCTGCGGGCGAACATTCCTACCCTGCGGGAGGATTTTCCTATGGTCGGGGCGGGTTTTCCTACGCTACGGGCGGGTAAAACAGTCCGCGCAAGCGTGGCGCGCAGAATCGTTATCTGCCTGACACCAAGGGGTTAGCGATCTCAAACCTGCCCCTCTCCTAATGTTCAGCCTACGTAGCAGGCAGCAATAATAATGGCTACTACGGCGAAGTGGGCCGTTAGGAGAGGGGTTTGGGGTGAGGTCGGTGCCCGGTGGTAGCTCCCGCATCTGTTTTGCTGCCTTTCAAAGGCGGGCGTCTGCCGCGGGAGGGAACGGGCTGTGTTATCGGCTTCCGTGAATGTCATGTTCAGCCCGTTCAGGCTGCCGGTTATAATTGCTTCGGTGCGAAACAGGCGGGTAAAGACTTCTTTGGATACTTTCTTGGTCACAAGAAAGTATCGTTAATAACATGTTTGGACACACCCCCTGTCCCCCTCTGGCCCAGAGGGGACTAAGGGACCGGGGTTACGCCTTCGGCGCCAGTTCCGGCTTGACCTTCTTTTTCCCGGCGTGCCGGTGCAGGATGGAAAGATTATAGCGGTGCGCCAGTTCCGGCTTGTCGGTATGCAGCGACTGCCCGGCGTCGTTTATCGCCTTCAGGCAGGCATACGCGTACCTTTGGCCGCATAGAACTCGCACACGGCATCCGGCAGCGATTTCAACCGCTTCACTTCCTGATCGGCGTCGGCGGTTTTCAGCGTCCCCAGCAGCGTCTTGCCTTCGGCCAGCAGTTTTGCGATGTCCGTCCCGGCCAGGCTTTTGGCGTTTGCCTCCAACAGCTTGGTCATGGTTTCCATCTGCTGCGCCATCGCCGGGACAAGCTTTACCTGGGTGATGCGGCACAGGCCGTCGGGCAGGTTCGCGCCCAGACGCCTGGCGCTCATGGCTCGCATCGCCACCTTGCGCCGCCATACCTTGGCCTGCTGTAGCGCGCCGTTCTGGACGCGGGTGGCGTCCTTCGATTCCGCCGCCAGCAGCGCCTTGTCCTTCATGGAGGCCGATACCCGCTCGGCCACAGTCTTGGTGCCGTTAAGCATGCCCGGCGGCAGGATGGCGCTTAGATCCGCGCCGTCGGATGCCGCCACGCCGTTGGTGTACCCGTACTGTTCTTCCAGATAGCTGCCGCGGTAACGCGCGCCCTGTGCGATAAATTGAGCCTTGGTCAGTTCAATATTCTTGTACGCCTCCTTTTTTGGGGTTAAATTTATGTCCTGATGATGCCTAAAAACTATCCATATTGTCAAGAACATTAATGCAAAAGCATATCCGTCTTATTGCTGGCTCTCATCCTGGCGCTGGCTGTAATTCTCAAACCGGGTATAGCTTCGCAGGAAAGTCAGCTTTCTGGTGCCCACCGGCCCGTTGCGCTGCTTGGCCACGATCAGGTCGGCCACTTCCGATTCCATGCTGATCTCCGGGGTCCATTTCTCCTTGCTTTTATACGGCGCCTTATCCCGGTGCAGGAACATCACCACGTCGGCGTCCTGTTCCAAGGCCCCGGATTCCCGCAGGTCGGACAGGATGGGCCGGGAATCCTGTCCCCGCTGCTCGCTCAAGCGGGAAAGCTGGGACAGGGCAAGCACCGGAACGTTCAACTCCTTGGCCAGGGCCTTCAGCGAGCGGGAGATCTCGGAAATCTCCTGCTGGCGGTTTTCGACCCGGGACGACGAGCCCCGCATCAGTTGCAGGTAATCCACCACCACCAGCCCCAGGTCCACCTCGGCCTTTAAGCGTCGGGCCTTGGCCCTGATCTCCAGTGGGCTCATGGCCGAACTGTCGTCGATGTACATGGGAGCCTGATGCAGCACCGAAGCCGCGCTGACTAGGGCCGGCCATTCCTCCTGGGAAAGATAGCCGCTGCGCACCTTGTAGCCCGATACCCTGGCTTCGGCGCACAACAGCCGCAGCACCAGCTGCTCCTTGGACATCTCCAGGCTGAACACCGCCACCGGGATTTGGTTCTGCACCGCCACATGCTGGGCGATATTCAGGGCAAAGGCGGTCTTTCCCACCGAGGGCCGGGCCCCCACTATTATCAGGTCGCCTTTCTGCAGGCCGGAGGTTATCAGGTCCAGGTCGGTGAATCCGGTCTCCAGCCCGGTGATGTGCCGCTTCTCCCGGTACAGTTTTTCCACCGTCTCAAAACTGTCGTGGATGAAGGTCTTTAAGGGGATCAGGCTCTTGCGCAGCCGCTGTTCCTTGATGGAAAATATCATCTGCTCCGAACGGTCCAAAAGTTCCTCCGGGTTTTCGGTGGCCTGGTAGCTGAAGGAAATAATCTCGGAGGCGGAGTTTATCAGGCGGCGCAACACGGCCTTCTCCACCACAATCCGGGCGTAATAATCGATGTTGGCCGAAGTGGCCACGCTGTCGGTCAGCCTGGTCAGGTAGACCGGCCCGCCCACTTCGTCCAGGGATTTCTGCCGCCGCAGTTCCTCGGCCAAAGTAACCAGGTCCACCGGCTGGTTGCGTTCGTAAAGGTTTACCGCCGCCCGGTAAATTTTGCGGTGAGCCCCAAAATAAAAATTATGCTCGTCGGCGATCACCTCCACCGCCCGGCTTAGGGCTTCGCTGTCCAAAAGCATCGAGCCCAGAACGGCCATCTCGGCCTCCTGGGACTGGGGCGGCACCCGGTCAGGCATTTGTCTGTCCGGCATTGGCCGGTCGGGCAGCTGCTGGTTATCCGCCATGTTTAACCTCCTGGTCGTATATCTGGCGCACTAGTTTCACGTCCTCCCAGGTATCCCGCTTCCAGGCCGGGTTGCGCAGCAGCGCCGCCGGATGAAAGGTGGGAACGAGTTTTATGTTTTGATAGTAATGTATTTTGCCCCGAAGCTTGGAAATGGGGATATCGGTCTTTAAAAGGGTCTGAGAGGCAAAGGCGCCCAGGGTGCAGATCACCGTCGGTTTTATTATCTCCAATTGCCTAATCAGATACGGCTCGCAGAGTTCGATCTCATCCGGTAGTGGGTCCCGGTTATCCGGCGGCCGGCATTTTAAAATATTGCAGATGTAAACCTGGGAGCGCTTGAAATTTATGGCTTCAATGATCTTGGTCAAAAGCTGCCCGGCCTTGCCCACAAACGGCAGGCCCTGCTGGTCTTCATCGCTTCCCGGAGCCTCTCCCACGAATACCAATTTGGAATTGGGGTCGCCGTCCCCGAAGACGAATTTGATCCGGGTCTTGCCCAGCGAGCACTTCTGGCATTTTTCGATCTGGCTGCGGTAATCGCCTAAAGAGACATTTGACTCTGCGGATTTTGGTTTGGCCGGAGCCGGAGCCTTGGCTTTGGCCCGTTTCAGCGCCAGTTCTGTCTCCCCCAATTCCTGCTGCTGTTGTAAATAGCGCTTTGCTTTTTGCACTAATATTTTATCGGGCATTCGGATTTTCTTCCCGCTTTTTAAGCAGTTCGTCCAATTTATCCAGGATGATCCCGGCCAGCTTTGATTTTCCCATCAGGGACAGTTTAACGGCCCGGCCTTTGGGTTCCAGCAGCGTGGCCTGGATCTTGCCGCTGGCAATGGTCTTGGGGCCGTTGGCCACTATCAAATCCAGATTTTTGGAAATGAGTTTCTTCCGGGCGTTGGCCAGCAGGTCTTGTGATTCCAGGGCAAAGCCTATCAGCAGGGCGTGTTTTTTATTGTTTTTGGACGCCTGGGCCAAAATGTCTGAAACCGGCTCCAGTTTGAGATTCAGGGTGCCGGGACCGCGTTTTATTTTCTGGACGCTGGTTTTCGAAGGTTTGAAATCGGCCACCGCCGCCGTCATTACCAGCGCCCTGTTAAGCGGCAGATGTTTTTTTACCGCCTGGGACATTTGTTCGACGGTCTTTACCTTGACCAAATGATGCACCTGCGGGGGATTGATATCGGCCGGTCCGGTAATCAGCGTGACCCTGGCTCCCCGGGCTTCAGCCTCAGCCGCCAGGGCGTAGCCCATCCTGCCGGAGGAGCGGTTGGTGATGGTCCGCACCGGATCTATGTCCTCCTCTGTCCGTCCGGCGGTGATCAGCACCGGGATCCCGGCCAGCTGCCGGCTGGGGTAAAGCGCTTCCTGGATGGCCTTTTCTATTGTCTCCAGCGAGGCCAGCCGCCCCTTGCCGATGTCGCCGCAGGCCAGGCGGCCGCTCTCCGGCTCGATGATCTTCCAGCCGAAAGATTTCAGTTTTTTCAGGTTCTCCTGCACCGCCCGGCTCTGCCACATGTTGACGTTCATGGCCGGGGCTATCAGAATGGGAACGGTGGCGGCCAGGGCCACGGTGGTTAAAAGATCGTCGGCGATGCCGTTGGCCGCCTTGCCCAGGAAATTGGCGGTGGCCGGGGCTATCAGCACCAGGTCGGCCCACTGGGCCAGCGAAATGTGCTCGATCTGCTGGGGCTTTTGTTTTGGGAAAAGTTCCAAGGCCACCGGGTTTCCGGTCAGCGATTCGAACGAGGCCGGGCCCACCAACTGGCAGGCCGACTTGGTCATCACTGCGGTCACCTGGTGCCCTTTTTTGCGCAGCCGGCTGGCCAGGTCAAGAGCCTTGTAGGCCGCGATGCTGCCGGTTACCCCCAAGAGTATTTTTTTGCCGGAACTCATGTCCGCTGAAAGACCACCTGTCCGTCGCGCATCCGTTCCAGGGCCATGGTGATCGGCTTTATTTCCATCTCCCGGGATGACATCCGGCGGATCTCGTGCAAACGCCTGGCCTCTCTGGCCGCCACCAGCACCGCGATATATTTGTTCTCCAGCCCTTTGGAAATCTCATCGATTGGTATGAAGCCCATGGTAGTCCCTCCGTTTATAGATTTTTTAATTTTTGATTTCTGATTTCTGATTTTTTATCTGCCCCGCCGTCACTTTATCACGTTGACCACTTCATCCCGGTTGTAGCGGACCAGCCTGCAGCGCTCGGCTTCGATGATGGCGGCCACTGCTTTGACGGTCTGGTCGAACTTGTCGTTTATCAACCAGTATTCAAAATCGCCGATCTCCTGCATCTCCAGCTTGGCCCGGTTCAGCCGTTTGTTGATTACTTCTTCGGAATCGGCGGCCCGGCCCTTCAGCCGGGTCTTCAGTTCCTTAAAAGTCGGAGGCAGCACAAATATGGTGACCGCCTGGGGGTAAAGTTTTTTTATGGACCTGGCCCCTACCGTGTCGATGTCCATGATCACATCCTGGCCGGCGTTGAGTTTGTCGTCGATCTGTTTGCGGGGGGTGCCGTAGTAATTCTCGTGGACCATGGCCCATTCCAGAAGCCGGCCCTCCTCCAGCATCTGCTCGAACTCCTTGGCCGGGACGAAGCGGTAATCCTGACCCTCGCGCTCGCCCGCCCGGGGCGGCCGGGAGGTGACCGAGATGGAATAGTAAATCTCGGGATGCAGGGCCACTATGCCCCGGCACAGGGTGGTCTTGCCAGCCCCGGACGGGGCCGAGAGAATTATGGGAAAGCCTTTGCGGTCGGGATAGATCATAGTATTTCGCGATTGTTATGTTTTGTGAATACTCTAGAACTAACCACTGAAACAGAATTGTGAGAAGCACGGAAAATCTACCGTTAAATATATCAAATTAAAAACCGTAGAATAACATGCAAATAATTACCAGTTTTTTATTCCGTGAATTTAGTGCTTCAATGCTTCCGTGCCTGCACGCTGTAGCGTTACGGCGCGCAAGCGTGGTAAAATTTATTCAGTATTATTGCAGCAGCAGCCGCTTGGCCAGTTCCCCGGTTGAAGCACAGACGGCGGTCAGGTCGGCCCCCTGGTCCTGGTCAACCCTCAGCTGCTGGCCGGTGGCGGCATCCACCAAAAAAACCTTCACATAATAGCCGGTCTCGGTCTTGTCTATCTGACCCACCAGCATTTGTCTGACGTTCAAAGCCTGACCCATCTGGGCGGCGCAGATCGGCTCCAGGCAATACGTCTGGCCCATATTTTTCCTGGCCAGCAGTTCCTGCATCCGGTCCTTGGGAGTGATGCTGAAACGCCCGGTATTGGCCATTTCGGTTCGCAGGAAATCGGCGTAGACCAGGGCGTCCTGCCAGGAGGCGTTGGGGCCCTGATAGATGTTGACCGCGGCTTTTATCTGCAAGGTGTCTCCGGTGGCCGTCAGGGCCGCGCCCTCAATGGTCACCTGGCCCAGCCTGGCTCCAGGTTTTACTTCCTCAACCGGTTTGGCGGTTTCGGTTCCGGCCGTCTGTGATTTTTTGTCCGACCTGGAAAGGAACCCCAGATCAACCCTTACACCGGCGCTCAGGGCCAGGGTCTCCCAAGGTTTGAAATCGCCGCCCCCGCTCAGGTTCTGAACCTTAAGCAGGCCGTTGGCCAGGTTCATTCGGGTGGCCAGCATCACTTCGCCCACATAGACCGGCATCCGCAGGCCCGCTCCGGCCAGCACCATGGGCGGGGTGCTGTATATTTTTTTCTGGTCCAGGGCCACATACTGCCAGCGCCCGGCCAGCCCCAGGCATAAGGTGGCCTTTTTGATGGAAAGCGATGTCCCGGCCGAGGTGTAGGCGTTGCCCAGCATCGGCCACTGGCCGTTCATGATGTCGGTGCCGCCGTTGATGCCCAGCCTAAAGCCCCAGAACTTGAGCCCTAGCGAAGCCTTGATCGAAAGCATCCCGGGAAAATCTATTCCGGTCTGCTGGTCGGCGGACTTGTGCTTATATTCAATCCCTCCCAAATACAGATTTGCATCACCGGTAAAGGTCTGGGTCAATGTGTCATAGGCCAAAGAACCAACGCTGACCGAATCCAACCGGGGCTGGCCGAAGGGGATCCCGGCGTTATTGTAATAATCACCCGTAAGGGTGTAAGGCATTCCTTTTTCTATGGACATGCCGGCCTTGAGAATGGGTATTTCGAAATTGGCGCTTAAGACCATGCTGACTTGGGTGCCGGACAAAGTGCAGGTGAAGCGGTCGTAGAATATGGAACTGTCGAAGCTGCTGCGCACCGAAACGCTGTCGAAGCGGATGCGGGACAGGCTATCGTCGACGATACCGCTAAGATTCGTCACCCGTCCCGAAGTATTGATGGAGAAATCGCCGGTGGCGGCCATCTTGGTAACCTTAAGGCCCATGCCCACTTTGAACGGCCCGAACTTGGTGCCGCTGCCCAAAAATACCGGGGTATTCATCAATGAAAGGTTCCCCTGCCCTCCCATGGTGATGACCCCGGTGCCGGAGAGCTTCCAGTTCACGGTCACGGTGTCGTTGAAGCCGGTGACGGTGCTGTCCAGCAAGTAGGGGTATTCGTAGGAAAGGGACTTGGAAATCTGGACGATCCCGCTGTCCAGGCCCATCTCCATGCCGGAGCCCCGCTGCACGGCTATTCCGATCCCGACGGGCCCGGCCTTGCCGGCCACCCCCACATAGTCCAGGCCGCCCAGGTCGGTGAGCGTGACGGTGGTGGGAACGCTGATGGACGGGGAGACTTCCGAGCTGTCGATCACCTTGATCTTGAAATCGCCGCTGACGTCCTTGGAAAGGCTGCCGGCCACGAAGATGTCCAACCCCTGGGTGCGCTCCAGGCCGGCCGGGTTGACCATCATCCCCACCGTGCCGTGGGCTTGGACGACGTCCAAAAATCCGTGGTCCAAAAAATAGAGGTTCAGGTCCGGGGTGCTCATCTTGATGTAAAAATTTAAGGCGCTGTCTATGTTTTGAGCGCACAGGCCTCGAGCCAGTACGGCCAGAAGTAATCCGGATAATAAGATTTTCTTCATAAAATATTTCTCCTTTGCTATTCTGGAACTACTACAAAATTACTTTTACACGGAAACACTGAATTATCGAAATGAAAATCACTGAAGTTATGGAGCCCCACGGGCAAAGCCCGTGGTTCCTTTCCCTAGGTTACCCCGCCAGTGGCGGGGTTATCCGCCTTGAGTAATCAGCGACATCCGCCGTAGCATCTACTTGATGCGCATTCATCCACGGGCATAGCCCGTGGTCTTCTGCGAAGGCGGATAAAATTAATGGGCATTATTCCGTGTTTCCAATATTTCCGTGTTTCAGTGGTTAGTTTTGCCGTAGTCTTATTCTATGTTTTGGACCTGCTCCCGCATTTTTTCGATCTCCTCCTTTAGCTGCACCGTCAGCTGGGAGATTGTGGCCTGGTTGGCCTTGGCCCCCATGGTATTGGATTCCCGGTTCATCTCCTGCAACAGAAAATCCATCCGGCGGCCCACCGGTTCCGGAGTCTTCAGGAATTGATCAAAGGCCTTAAGGTGGATCTTCAGCCGGACGCATTCTTCGGTGATGTCGCAGCGGTCGGCATAGATCGCGGCCTCCTGGGCCAGCCGGCCCTCATCGGCCCCGGTCCCGGCCAAAAGTTTGTCCATTTTTGACTGCAGCTGCTTCCGGTATTCCGCCACCCGGCCTTCGGCCAGCTTCTCTATCTGGACCATTATCTGGTTGATGTTGTTCAAACGTTTTTTAAATTCGGCCTCCAGCCTTTTTCCTTCCTGCTGCCGCATCCGGTTCAGTTCGGCCAGACCTTTGGTCAGGGGTCCTTCCGCCAGCTGCCAGGCCTTCTGCTCCGAAAAGCCGGCCGGGACCACCGCCAGCACATCGGGGAAGGCGGTGATGGCCCTGATGTCTACCCCGCCCATAAGTCCCAGTTCTTTTTTTAAGGTCAGCAGGATCTTATGGTAATGGCGGGCCGCCTTGATGTCCAGCCTGGGCAGGGAAGCCTGCTCCCGGCCGCTGTAATTCAGCACCAGGGTGACCGAGCCCCGCGAGATTTTTTGCTGGATCAAAGTTTTTATCCTGGCTTCCAGGCAGGCGAAGGCCCGGGGCAGCCGTAAGGATATCTCGGAATAGCGGTTGTTGACCGAACGGACCTCGATCCCGATCTGATGTTCTTCGGTCCTGGCTTCGGCCCGGCCGAAACCGGTCATGCTCTTTATCATGCAAACCTTATTGTGAGTTAGCTTGTTATTATACCATAAATAAGGGTTATGTCAATTTTAAAGTGGCAAAAAAAATAAAGGGCCGGAGATCTGCTCCAACCCTGATTTTATTTCAATATTTTATGCGATAATGAACGCCATGCCCGGTTTCGCAAAGCCCGGCTTTAATACTGGTGGACGAACAACCCGCTTCTCAGTTTCGGCTCGAACCAAGTGCTCTTGGGCGGCATCACCTGCCCGGAATCGGCCACCGAGATCAGTTGTTTGATGTTGACCGGATGCAAAGAGAAAGCCGCCGCATACTTGCCTGAGTCCACCAATTTGACTAATTCCTTTGTCCCCCGGATTCCGCCCACGAAGTTGATCCTCTTGTCGGTGCGGGGGTTCTCTATGCCCAAAATGGGATGCAGAAGATTATCCTGCAATATTGAGGCATCCAGCCGTTTCACCGGATCATTCTGATCGTAGCTGCCGTCCTTGGCGGTCAAAAGATGCCACTTCCTGTCCAGATACATGGAGAATTTCAGATTGCCTCCGGGAACGTCCGGAGCATTTTCGGAAACCTGGAATTTTGGGCCGATCTTTTTGAGGAATTCTTCTTTGGAATTTCCGTTCAGGTCCTTCACCACCCGGTTATAAGCCATGATGTTCATTTGGTTGTCAGGAAAGATCACGGTCAAAAAGAAATTATATTCCTCTTTACCGGTGTGCTTGGGATTTTTGGCCTTCCGCTCCTTCCACAGGCGCCAGGCGGCGGCGCTGCGATGATGGCCGTCGGCCAGGTACATATATTTCAGTTTTGAGAATTCAACCTTCAGCGATTCCACAATCTTCCGGTCATCGCAGACCCACAGGGTGTGCTTGACGCCGTCGTCCGAGGTGAAATCGTATTCCGGGGTTTTCTTGATCCAGTCGTTGACAATAGAGTCTATGGCCGGGACCGCCGGGTAGGTGAAGAACACCGGCTCGGTGTTGGCGTTGATGGCGCTGATGTGCCGGGTGCGGTCGTCCTCCTTGTCGGGCCGGGTATGCTCGTGCTTCTTGATAATATCCTTATCGTAATCCTCGGCCGAGGCCGACGCCACCAGGCCGATCTGCGAGTGGCTGCCCATCACCTGCTTGTAGATATAAAAGCAGGGTTTTTCTTCCTGGAACAGCCAACCATTGGTCTTGAATTTTTCGAAGTTGATCTTGCCCTGCTGGTAGACCTGGTCATCGTGCTCGTCGATCTTGGGGTCCAGGTCTATCTCCGGCCGACTTATGTGCAGGTAGCTTTTGTCGTTGCCTTTGGCCAGCTCCCGGGCCTCTTCGCTGTTGACCACGTCGTAGGGCGGCGCGGCGATGTCTTTGGCAAACTCTTTCCTGGGGCGGACCGCCTTGAACGGTAGAACAATTGCCATTAATGCTCCTGATGTTTTATATTGTAAAATATTGTTTAGACTCAATTATCGTTAATTCTATTATATTTCAGCCCGAATTTCAACCAAATAAAACCCCGTAAAATGGAGCCCCA
It encodes the following:
- a CDS encoding DUF1015 domain-containing protein; this translates as MAIVLPFKAVRPRKEFAKDIAAPPYDVVNSEEARELAKGNDKSYLHISRPEIDLDPKIDEHDDQVYQQGKINFEKFKTNGWLFQEEKPCFYIYKQVMGSHSQIGLVASASAEDYDKDIIKKHEHTRPDKEDDRTRHISAINANTEPVFFTYPAVPAIDSIVNDWIKKTPEYDFTSDDGVKHTLWVCDDRKIVESLKVEFSKLKYMYLADGHHRSAAAWRLWKERKAKNPKHTGKEEYNFFLTVIFPDNQMNIMAYNRVVKDLNGNSKEEFLKKIGPKFQVSENAPDVPGGNLKFSMYLDRKWHLLTAKDGSYDQNDPVKRLDASILQDNLLHPILGIENPRTDKRINFVGGIRGTKELVKLVDSGKYAAAFSLHPVNIKQLISVADSGQVMPPKSTWFEPKLRSGLFVHQY
- a CDS encoding YicC family protein, with product MIKSMTGFGRAEARTEEHQIGIEVRSVNNRYSEISLRLPRAFACLEARIKTLIQQKISRGSVTLVLNYSGREQASLPRLDIKAARHYHKILLTLKKELGLMGGVDIRAITAFPDVLAVVPAGFSEQKAWQLAEGPLTKGLAELNRMRQQEGKRLEAEFKKRLNNINQIMVQIEKLAEGRVAEYRKQLQSKMDKLLAGTGADEGRLAQEAAIYADRCDITEECVRLKIHLKAFDQFLKTPEPVGRRMDFLLQEMNRESNTMGAKANQATISQLTVQLKEEIEKMREQVQNIE
- the gmk gene encoding guanylate kinase: MIYPDRKGFPIILSAPSGAGKTTLCRGIVALHPEIYYSISVTSRPPRAGEREGQDYRFVPAKEFEQMLEEGRLLEWAMVHENYYGTPRKQIDDKLNAGQDVIMDIDTVGARSIKKLYPQAVTIFVLPPTFKELKTRLKGRAADSEEVINKRLNRAKLEMQEIGDFEYWLINDKFDQTVKAVAAIIEAERCRLVRYNRDEVVNVIK
- the dnaB gene encoding replicative DNA helicase, whose protein sequence is MPDRVPPQSQEAEMAVLGSMLLDSEALSRAVEVIADEHNFYFGAHRKIYRAAVNLYERNQPVDLVTLAEELRRQKSLDEVGGPVYLTRLTDSVATSANIDYYARIVVEKAVLRRLINSASEIISFSYQATENPEELLDRSEQMIFSIKEQRLRKSLIPLKTFIHDSFETVEKLYREKRHITGLETGFTDLDLITSGLQKGDLIIVGARPSVGKTAFALNIAQHVAVQNQIPVAVFSLEMSKEQLVLRLLCAEARVSGYKVRSGYLSQEEWPALVSAASVLHQAPMYIDDSSAMSPLEIRAKARRLKAEVDLGLVVVDYLQLMRGSSSRVENRQQEISEISRSLKALAKELNVPVLALSQLSRLSEQRGQDSRPILSDLRESGALEQDADVVMFLHRDKAPYKSKEKWTPEISMESEVADLIVAKQRNGPVGTRKLTFLRSYTRFENYSQRQDESQQ
- the coaBC gene encoding bifunctional phosphopantothenoylcysteine decarboxylase/phosphopantothenate--cysteine ligase CoaBC, encoding MSSGKKILLGVTGSIAAYKALDLASRLRKKGHQVTAVMTKSACQLVGPASFESLTGNPVALELFPKQKPQQIEHISLAQWADLVLIAPATANFLGKAANGIADDLLTTVALAATVPILIAPAMNVNMWQSRAVQENLKKLKSFGWKIIEPESGRLACGDIGKGRLASLETIEKAIQEALYPSRQLAGIPVLITAGRTEEDIDPVRTITNRSSGRMGYALAAEAEARGARVTLITGPADINPPQVHHLVKVKTVEQMSQAVKKHLPLNRALVMTAAVADFKPSKTSVQKIKRGPGTLNLKLEPVSDILAQASKNNKKHALLIGFALESQDLLANARKKLISKNLDLIVANGPKTIASGKIQATLLEPKGRAVKLSLMGKSKLAGIILDKLDELLKKREENPNAR
- a CDS encoding APC family permease; amino-acid sequence: MPFSESEFITKLVNKFRRTVIGGPKDVDDPKIFHKISLVALLAWIGLGADGLSSSSYGPEEAFRALGQHTYLAVFLALATALTVFIISYAYSRIIEHFPHGGGGYIVATHTLGEKAGVVSGAALLVDYILTITVSITACGAALFSFLPIQYHIYKIPFCAFLIVVLIILNLRGVKESVTALAPIFVVFFLTHIFMIGYGIFSHTFDFAPIIGDVHNSFKADLQTIGLLGVMAIFVRAYSLGAGTYTGIEAVSNGLQVMREPRVQTGKRTMALMAGSLAITAGGLFLCYLLLRVEPVHGRTLNAVLADALFGQWSFGKLLALITILSEGALLFVAAQTGFIDGPRVMSNMAVDSWLPHRFASLSERLTMNNGVLLMGISSLILLFYAKGSISMLVIMYSINVFLTFSLSETGMIRYFITHRKLEKDWKKHIPVHITGLILCLTILCIAVYEKFLHGGWLTLVITFVLVVFCYRIRNHYETVKKGSRELDEMLLDLPTTGSKNVEPLNPKEMTAVVLVNEYNGFGVHTLLSVIRNFPKLYKNFIFISVAVVDSGSFKGAREVDALKNSVEDSLKKYVDIARRFGFPADYRMDVGTEVIETASQLCQVVAKEYPRLTVFASKLIFTKESIFHRFLHNETPYALQQRLQWLGITTVVLPIRTKV
- the rpoZ gene encoding DNA-directed RNA polymerase subunit omega translates to MGFIPIDEISKGLENKYIAVLVAAREARRLHEIRRMSSREMEIKPITMALERMRDGQVVFQRT
- a CDS encoding uracil-DNA glycosylase codes for the protein MPDKILVQKAKRYLQQQQELGETELALKRAKAKAPAPAKPKSAESNVSLGDYRSQIEKCQKCSLGKTRIKFVFGDGDPNSKLVFVGEAPGSDEDQQGLPFVGKAGQLLTKIIEAINFKRSQVYICNILKCRPPDNRDPLPDEIELCEPYLIRQLEIIKPTVICTLGAFASQTLLKTDIPISKLRGKIHYYQNIKLVPTFHPAALLRNPAWKRDTWEDVKLVRQIYDQEVKHGG